The following nucleotide sequence is from Candidatus Zixiibacteriota bacterium.
CTCCGGAAACAGCGTTCCTGGGGAGCACGACCGTTGGGCTGTCGTCGCCAACGCCGGGAGCAGTAATCCGCTACACGCTCGACGGCAGCGATCCCACCGACTCCTCGCCGCTGTACACCGGGCCGTTGACGATCACAGACTCGGGAATTCTCAAAGCGCGTGCCACGCTCTCCGGTCGCAGTGACAGCCATTTGGCCAAAGTCGAATTCCGTGAGTTGACCCCGCGCGATCCGGTCGCCGTCGCAAAACTGAAGCCGGGTCTGCGCTGCAGCTACTATGAAGGGAGCTGGCAGCGGCTGCCCGATTTTGACTCGGTCAAAGTGCTCAAGAACACGATCCAGCCCGCAGTCGAGCTGCCCGACTTTGCGCGCAACGAGGATTTCGGTCTGGTCTTCCAGGGTTACTTCAATGCGCCTGAGGAAGGGCTATATCAATTTGCCATCAGTTCCGATGACGGCAGTAAACTCTGGGTGGCCGACACGCTGATTGTCGACAACGACGGCCTGCACGGTGCCGGCGAAGTCCCGGGGCGGATCGCGCTGAAAGCCGGGTATCATCCGCTCTACGTCGAGATGTTCCAGTGCAAAGGCGATCGCGCTCTTGAACTCTATGTCACTCGACCTGACGGCAAAAAACTTCGGGTCGATGCCGACATGGTATCTTACAAAGCCGGGAAGTAGACGCTTCGCCACCTGACGGAACAGCAAGACCAGCAGCCTCGATGGCCACGGCAATCGGGGCTGTTCCGTTCCAGAGTTGTCGAGTGATGCCGGTGCTTGACTGGGACAACTACCAAAAGCATCCCGATTCTCAATGCCGAGATGGCACTGCGATTTTATTTGCATCTATCAGCCCGACATTCTATGCTTCCGGCATCAAACAATCATGCACTGACGATGAGATTTCTCGTATAGGTGGAGGGTCATTACATGCGACGACTACTTCTGGGGGGGTTGATACTTGCCATGATGCTGGCGGTGCTCGGTTGCATCGATTACGCCGAGACGCTGGAACTGAACGCCGACGGCACCGGCACGATGACAACTCGTATGGTGATGCACAAGAAGTACTTTGAGGAACTCGCCAGCCTCGGCCAGATGTCGGATTCGGCCAATGCCGCCGACATGTTCACATTCGTCAAACGGGAAGATATCGAGAAGAAGGTGAAATCCAGCAAGGGCAAGGTGAAACTGCTCGACTTCAAGGAGACCACCACCGACTCGACCGTAGCCTACGACATGAAATTCTCCTTCACCGATCTGCAGGAGATGTTGGAGGTGAGCGGCAACATGGGTGACGGTGAAGAAATGGCCGCACCGGCCGTGAAACGCGAAGTCAGATTCGCCAAACAAGCTTCCGGTAATTGGCTGTTCACCCGCGATTTTGCCGATTCAGCCGCCGCTCAGATGATGCAGTCCCCGGAACCGACCGAGTCAAGTGCGACGGCAGAGGCCACCGAAGCGGAAGAAACGACCGAGTCGGTTGAAGGCAATGAAGAGCCCGATAGCGCTGCCGGTGAGTACGAATCGATGGAGGTCATGGATTCGCTGGGCCAGGCAATGGGCGATGCCGTGACCGACATGAGTGACATGATGACAACCATGATGGAATCGGCCTTCGCGGGGCGGAAGATCATCCTGACCGTCAAGTTCCCCGGCCAGATCGTGGAAACGAACGCCAAGCGCACCGAGGGCAATGCGGCGATCTGGGAGTACAGCTTCGTCGAATTGATGAAAGCCCCGCCCCAGCTGCGGGCGCTGGTGAAGCCGTAGCGGTGATCGCGGCCGGAGCGTAATTGGCTCCAGCCGCCGACTTTGATTATTTGAAGTTCCGAGAGTACGCCCGATCAGGGACTGAGCGGGCGCAAACAGGTTGTTTGGGAAAGGAGAAATCTATGTCCCTTGGCAAGCGAGCGGTCGCGGAGTTCATCGGTACCTTCTGGTTGGTGCTGGGAGGCTGCGGCAGCGCTGTTCTGGCGGCGGCATTCCCGAATCTGGGCATTGGCTTCGTCGGGGTCGCGCTGGCCTTTGGTCTGACCGTTCTGACGATGGCATTTGCGATCGGCCACATCTCCGGCTGTCATCTGAATCCGGCGGTTTCGTTCGGATTGATGGCGGGCGGCCGCTTTAAGGCTGGTGATTTGATCCCCTACTGGATTGCCCAGGTGCTCGGCGCTATTGCCGCGGCAGCGGTGTTGTACTTCATCGCTAGCGGCCAGGCCGGATTCGATGTCTCCGGCGGATTCGCCTCCAACGGGTATGCCGAACACTCGCCCGGCGGCTACTCGCTGGGCGCGGCGTTGATCTGCGAAATCGTCATGACCTTCATGTTCCTGCTGGTGATTCTCGGCGCGACCGATGATCGCGCGCCCAAGGGCTTTGCGCCGATTGCGATCGGGCTCTGCCTGACCTTGATCCACTTGATCAGCATCCCGGTGACCAACACTTCCGTCAATCCGGCGCGTTCAACCGGTCCGGCGATCTTCGTCGGCGACTGGGCGCTGTCGCAGCTCTGGCTGTTCTGGGTTGCGCCTTTGATTGGCGCCGCGTTAGCGGGTCTGGTTTATCGCTGGCTCGGAAGCGAATCGCGCGCGTAAACGCAGACGTAAACATACGATTGCAACTACGAAGACGGCGAACCGGGTATTCCGGTTCGCCGTTTCCTATTGCGGAAAGGGCTTACGCCAGGCTGACGTCGACCTTGACCGGCCGCGACAGCGTGTCAAAGACCGGCGAGTGTCCCTGCGCCAGCAGGATCAGCTCTTCGAGCTTCTCTTTCGGCGCATCCGACTTGATCATGAACTTCACCCGGATGTTCTGATAGCCGTTGCGCACCTTATCGCTCAGGCCGAGCAGACCCTGGACGTCGATGTCGCCTTCGTACATCGATTCGATCTCGTCGATCTTGATCCCCATCGCGGCGGCGTAGTAGACCAGCGTCGTGGTCAGACAGCCGGCCAGCGCATGCAGCACGTACTCCACCGGATTGGCGCCGCGGTCGCTACCGAGCAAAGTTGCCGGCTCATCGTTGTCCATGATGAATGCCTTCTCGCGGGTCATATCCTCGCGGCTGAGGCCGTAGAACTCCTTGATCGTTGAGCGGTTGTGCCCGCCGTCGATCCAGCGGTTGCGCGAACGGAACTTGAAAGCGGCCAGCTCCGGCTGAACCCGAATCTGCTCCATCATCTCCATCAACTTGGTCACATCGACGCCGTTGAGCATCCGATTCATGGTCTTCATGGTGGTCATGTTTGACTCCTCTCGTGTTGGTTGTTGCTTCTGAATGACTCGATTTGTTGTCTTCATCACTGACCAACACTAAAGCAGACGGCGTGCCAAACTCTGCCGCCGCGAGCAAGCCCTTGCATGTCAACGGGATCATGGATTCACCTTTGCGACGTTAGCATCATCGCCGCGCGATTCACCGTTTTTTCGTAACGGCTCGTGACGAATTTTCGTGACGCTCGCGAAATTTCGCGAGGTTAGCTGCCGGCGGCGATGCCGAGCGCTTTGATGCGGGAAGAGAGGGTGGAAGGCTTCAAACCGAGCAATTCCGCCGCGCCGCGCTTGCCGGCGATCTTACCGCCGCTGGCCTGCAGCGCCTTGATGATGTTTTCGCGCTCCAGTTGCTCCAACTCCGTCCGGGTCAGAACGCGCGGTGAAGCGACCGGCTGCGCCGGCGGTGTCGGCGTCGTCTCGACCGGCGGCAAGGCGCGATCGAGCGAGAAGCGATCGGGCGGGGAAGTGATTGCGGCGCGCTCAATGACGTTTTGCAGTTCGCGAATATTGCCTGGCCACTCGTAGGCGCGCAAGCGGCGGACGATTTCATCGCTCAGCGGCCCCAGGGAGCGGCCGATGCGGCGGGCCTGCTGCGCCAGGAAGGTTTGCGCCAGCAGGATCACGTCGTCGCCGCGCACGCGCAGCGGCGGCAAGTGAATCGGAAAGACATTCAGACGATAGAAGAGATCTTCGCGAAACGTTCCCGCCTTGATCATCTGCGGCAGCAAGCGGTTGGTCGCGGCAATAATCCGCACGTTGATCTTGATCGTCCGCGACGAACCGACCGGTTCGAACTCGCCCTCCTGCAACACGCGCAGCAACTTGGCCTGCAGATCGTAGGGCAATTCGCCGACTTCGTCCAGAAACAGCGTCCCGCCGTCCGCCAGCTCGAAGCGGCCGATGCGCTTGGCCGTCGCGCCGGTAAACGCGCCGCGCTCATGCCCGAAGAACTCGCTTTCGATCAGCGCCGCCGGAATCGCCGCACAGTTGACCTTGATAAACGGCATCTCCCGGCGCAGGCTATGGGCATGAATTGTGCGCGCCAAGACTTCTTTGCCGGTACCGGTTTCGCCGAGGATCAGCACCGTCGTATCCGTCACCGCCACTTGAGCGGCATCGCGCAACACCGCCGCGATCGCCGGACTGTGTCCAAGCATCTCGGAGTTCAGCAGTCCCAATTCGCGCCGCAAGTCCTCGGCTTCGCTGGCGAGCTGCCGGATCATGCGTTCAGCGGCGAGCCGGTCCTGAACATTGCGCAAGATCAGCGTATGGTGCGCGTTGCCGGCGCCCGCCAGCCGCGACAGCGTCGCCTCGGCCGGGAATTCCGCGCCGTCACTGCGCCGTCCGGTCAGTCCTTCAGTGATCCACAGCCGCTGCTCGGAGTCCGGCAAGTGCCCCAGTCCTTGTACCAACGTCAACAGCCGCTCGTAACTTCTTGACTCCAGGAACCGGCTGAGTGGCTGTTCGCAGTGGTCCTCGCAACCGAATAACTGCATCGCCGCTTGATTGCAGTGCGTCACGGCAAAATCTTGATCAAATTCAATGATGGCATCCATTGCGCTTTCGACCAGGCGTCGAAATTTCGCCTCGCTGGCTTCCAACTGTTCGGCCGCCCGCATTC
It contains:
- the aqpZ gene encoding aquaporin Z, yielding MSLGKRAVAEFIGTFWLVLGGCGSAVLAAAFPNLGIGFVGVALAFGLTVLTMAFAIGHISGCHLNPAVSFGLMAGGRFKAGDLIPYWIAQVLGAIAAAAVLYFIASGQAGFDVSGGFASNGYAEHSPGGYSLGAALICEIVMTFMFLLVILGATDDRAPKGFAPIAIGLCLTLIHLISIPVTNTSVNPARSTGPAIFVGDWALSQLWLFWVAPLIGAALAGLVYRWLGSESRA
- a CDS encoding OsmC family protein, whose translation is MTTMKTMNRMLNGVDVTKLMEMMEQIRVQPELAAFKFRSRNRWIDGGHNRSTIKEFYGLSREDMTREKAFIMDNDEPATLLGSDRGANPVEYVLHALAGCLTTTLVYYAAAMGIKIDEIESMYEGDIDVQGLLGLSDKVRNGYQNIRVKFMIKSDAPKEKLEELILLAQGHSPVFDTLSRPVKVDVSLA
- a CDS encoding sigma 54-interacting transcriptional regulator; translation: MNDNNQRNSRSHAELKALRTIMEGTAAETGQGFFQLLVRSLAEVLGTYGAWVTEYLPQTDQLRARAFWLGNGYVQDYLHHVAGTPCERVIRTGRTVHFPDRIIELFPNDPDLVRTNAVSYRGEPLTDENGSILGHLAVLDNKPLADDERVATLFRIFTARASAELRRMRAAEQLEASEAKFRRLVESAMDAIIEFDQDFAVTHCNQAAMQLFGCEDHCEQPLSRFLESRSYERLLTLVQGLGHLPDSEQRLWITEGLTGRRSDGAEFPAEATLSRLAGAGNAHHTLILRNVQDRLAAERMIRQLASEAEDLRRELGLLNSEMLGHSPAIAAVLRDAAQVAVTDTTVLILGETGTGKEVLARTIHAHSLRREMPFIKVNCAAIPAALIESEFFGHERGAFTGATAKRIGRFELADGGTLFLDEVGELPYDLQAKLLRVLQEGEFEPVGSSRTIKINVRIIAATNRLLPQMIKAGTFREDLFYRLNVFPIHLPPLRVRGDDVILLAQTFLAQQARRIGRSLGPLSDEIVRRLRAYEWPGNIRELQNVIERAAITSPPDRFSLDRALPPVETTPTPPAQPVASPRVLTRTELEQLERENIIKALQASGGKIAGKRGAAELLGLKPSTLSSRIKALGIAAGS